In the Candidatus Saccharibacteria bacterium oral taxon 488 genome, one interval contains:
- a CDS encoding rRNA pseudouridine synthase, whose translation MTTPTQASDSTNSSAQRLNKFVALALGVSRRQADELIEQGKVTVNNQPAKLGQRITTIDIIRHGNKRLTAQIHQLILLHKPIGYLCSRASQGGIPTIYELLPTSLHHLKPVGRLDKDSSGLILLTNDGDFAHQMTHPSFYKMKRYLVTLDQPLQPLHRQMINDFGVQLPDGPSRLTLERQHEGDDHRWIVIMSEGRNRQIRRTFAALGYTVTKLHRTDFGNYSLGSIKRGEFSEGPLTH comes from the coding sequence ATGACGACACCAACGCAAGCATCCGATTCTACCAATTCATCTGCCCAGCGCCTCAACAAATTCGTGGCGCTGGCACTCGGCGTGTCGCGCCGCCAGGCTGACGAACTGATCGAGCAGGGCAAGGTCACGGTGAATAACCAGCCCGCCAAGCTGGGTCAACGCATCACTACAATCGACATCATTCGCCACGGCAACAAACGACTCACCGCCCAAATCCACCAACTCATTCTCCTCCACAAACCCATCGGCTACCTCTGTTCGCGCGCCTCTCAGGGCGGGATACCAACCATTTACGAATTATTGCCAACCAGTCTCCATCACCTCAAACCCGTCGGTCGCCTCGACAAAGACAGTTCGGGCCTCATCCTCCTCACCAATGACGGGGACTTCGCCCACCAGATGACACATCCGTCGTTTTATAAAATGAAGCGCTACCTGGTGACGCTCGACCAGCCGCTCCAACCGCTCCATCGGCAAATGATCAATGACTTTGGCGTGCAGCTGCCTGACGGGCCGAGCCGCTTGACGCTGGAACGTCAGCACGAGGGCGACGACCACCGCTGGATCGTTATAATGAGCGAGGGCCGTAACCGCCAAATCCGCCGCACCTTCGCCGCTCTCGGCTACACTGTCACCAAACTTCACCGCACAGACTTTGGGAATTACAGCCTCGGCAGTATCAAGCGCGGGGAATTTAGTGAAGGGCCACTGACTCACTAG
- a CDS encoding response regulator: MTKILLVEDDKSLREIYGVRLLAEGYDIVSAGDGEEALAMAIKERPALIVSDVMMPKISGFDMLDILRSTTETRDVKVIMMTALSSEDQRQRGEALGADRYLVKSQVGIEDVVRTVHEVLGDAPAAAPVESAPAAEPVAAGAPLAAPATQQDAPAVTLPSPAEIAAADAQARQFLDEISAVPVEQRTVLESDKFAGPIATQVVTPAPTTPPTQDDSAIAPAQASPDNSTPPATDPAPFVLPSAAPTPAAPSAPPEPTAGEPVTPTDPAPTPAPEVEQPPVSDPAPSPEPAPTPPADALPEPTAPSSSPSPQPTSHGGERVIQPLSQEPQPDMSKMMEQELSDQLESMQASPQPAPDSNDFTLPTPDAMAKPHGDLTLDALEPLPTPADDQPLDTGTAINAELANAASSQPQNDDTPFVLPTPAPMPTDPAPASEPEQTSTPEGEPSPTAQPTTPQPPTNAFPPQPPVAS, translated from the coding sequence ATGACAAAGATTTTACTAGTAGAAGACGACAAAAGCCTGCGCGAGATTTACGGCGTCAGGTTGCTAGCTGAGGGCTACGACATCGTTTCGGCGGGCGACGGTGAAGAGGCCTTGGCTATGGCTATCAAAGAACGCCCGGCCTTGATCGTCAGTGACGTGATGATGCCCAAGATTTCTGGCTTTGACATGCTGGATATCTTGCGCTCGACCACCGAGACACGCGACGTCAAAGTCATCATGATGACCGCGCTGTCATCCGAAGACCAGCGGCAACGTGGTGAAGCCCTCGGCGCTGATCGCTACCTCGTCAAGTCACAAGTCGGCATCGAAGACGTGGTGCGCACGGTCCACGAAGTACTGGGTGATGCGCCAGCAGCCGCACCAGTCGAATCAGCTCCGGCCGCAGAACCCGTAGCAGCTGGCGCGCCGTTGGCGGCACCGGCCACCCAGCAAGACGCTCCGGCAGTCACCTTGCCATCACCGGCAGAGATAGCAGCCGCCGACGCGCAGGCTCGACAGTTTTTAGATGAAATTTCCGCCGTCCCCGTCGAGCAGCGCACAGTCCTCGAAAGCGATAAATTCGCCGGGCCAATCGCCACACAAGTTGTCACCCCGGCACCAACAACTCCACCGACTCAGGATGATTCAGCCATCGCACCCGCTCAAGCTAGCCCAGACAATTCGACCCCTCCAGCAACCGACCCAGCACCGTTCGTCCTGCCGAGCGCCGCGCCGACGCCGGCAGCTCCATCCGCACCGCCTGAGCCAACCGCCGGCGAGCCAGTGACACCAACCGACCCAGCGCCAACTCCAGCACCCGAGGTAGAGCAACCTCCGGTCTCTGACCCAGCGCCGTCCCCTGAGCCAGCACCAACGCCACCGGCCGACGCCCTGCCAGAGCCAACAGCACCGTCCTCATCACCATCGCCGCAGCCGACCAGCCATGGTGGTGAGCGGGTGATCCAGCCACTGAGCCAAGAACCACAGCCCGACATGTCCAAGATGATGGAGCAGGAGCTCAGCGACCAGCTCGAGTCTATGCAGGCCTCGCCGCAGCCGGCGCCAGATTCAAACGACTTCACGCTGCCGACGCCTGATGCTATGGCCAAGCCGCACGGCGACCTGACGCTTGATGCACTCGAGCCGCTACCGACGCCAGCTGATGACCAGCCGCTCGATACTGGTACCGCGATCAATGCCGAGCTCGCCAACGCGGCATCATCACAACCACAAAATGATGATACGCCATTCGTCCTACCCACCCCGGCACCGATGCCGACCGACCCAGCTCCAGCGTCCGAGCCAGAGCAGACCTCAACCCCTGAAGGAGAGCCATCGCCCACAGCACAGCCAACGACACCCCAGCCACCGACCAACGCCTTTCCGCCGCAGCCACCGGTAGCTTCCTAG
- a CDS encoding PAS domain-containing protein, translated as MWVSFLLVSVYNTSMKWAGDVSQVGELSRFWLRRLCEAALFVGLVIVLLYAWARFIPTGYRLPIGEAITDLAAAISALVSLAALILCLWLPRRAITAASIAVYGLIILAVGSLVATSGFLASPFAAAWLSAAVFAGFFGWPVVLGTSLLVITAITTAAITQHASLIATIGALFFGLAPLALGFIIWRHQPRVSKLGDISELRTKLSTAEGTSDIVINTIDDGVLAISREGNIELINPSAQRIIGWNQGDALGLKWQSVIQLVTADGKDVTVTENPVMQSLINNRPAHSDKLLLRTASDKQILVSIVASPVGKDNEGIIVVFRDITKEKAEERQQAEFISTASHEMRTPVASIEGYLGLALNPATAHIDDKARDFITKAHASAQHLGRLFQDLLDISRAEDGRLKNEPQIINITTFVGEIFEGLAPRAAEKGLVCTFRPDAAATVQPAYYANVDADHLREVVSNLIENAIKYTPDGEVVVDITGDDKTITISVQDSGIGIPAEDVPHLFQKFYRVDNSDTREIGGTGLGLYLSRRLTEAMSGRLFVISEYRKGSTFFLEIPRTRTDEAMRQLPTIPAPAAPPLTTEPPIAVAVQPTVPINATQPDAADTVLTKPATPPVPPPNFSPLPLMPAPPPEPTTPAPAMPSTPPNPAPEPLATPTPPEPTATPTPSTPLAIPEPDAAQQKP; from the coding sequence ATGTGGGTATCATTTTTGCTCGTCTCGGTCTATAATACAAGCATGAAGTGGGCGGGGGATGTTTCGCAAGTCGGTGAATTGTCGCGATTTTGGCTGCGGCGCCTATGCGAGGCGGCCTTGTTCGTCGGGCTGGTCATCGTCCTCCTCTATGCTTGGGCGCGCTTTATCCCGACCGGCTACCGGCTACCCATCGGCGAAGCCATCACTGACCTCGCCGCCGCCATCAGCGCCCTCGTCAGCCTCGCCGCCCTCATCCTCTGTCTGTGGCTACCGCGTCGAGCCATCACCGCCGCATCCATCGCCGTCTACGGCCTGATCATCCTTGCCGTCGGCTCGCTGGTTGCTACTAGCGGCTTTCTGGCATCGCCATTCGCCGCCGCCTGGCTCAGCGCCGCGGTATTCGCCGGCTTCTTTGGCTGGCCCGTCGTCCTCGGCACCAGCCTCCTCGTCATTACCGCCATCACCACTGCCGCCATCACCCAGCACGCCAGTCTCATCGCCACGATCGGCGCGCTATTTTTTGGCCTGGCACCCTTAGCTCTTGGCTTTATCATCTGGCGCCATCAGCCGCGCGTCAGCAAGCTCGGCGACATCTCTGAACTTCGCACCAAGCTATCCACCGCCGAGGGCACCTCTGACATTGTCATCAATACTATCGACGACGGCGTGCTGGCCATCTCGCGCGAGGGCAATATCGAGCTAATCAACCCCTCGGCCCAGCGGATCATCGGCTGGAACCAAGGCGACGCCCTCGGCCTCAAATGGCAAAGCGTCATCCAACTAGTCACCGCCGACGGCAAGGACGTCACTGTTACCGAAAACCCGGTCATGCAGTCACTGATCAATAATCGGCCGGCACACTCCGACAAATTACTCCTCCGCACTGCCTCTGATAAGCAAATCCTCGTCTCCATCGTCGCCTCACCGGTCGGTAAAGACAACGAGGGTATCATCGTCGTCTTTCGCGACATCACCAAAGAAAAAGCCGAGGAGCGCCAGCAAGCCGAATTCATTTCTACCGCCAGCCACGAAATGCGCACACCCGTTGCCTCCATCGAGGGTTATCTCGGCTTGGCCCTCAACCCAGCCACCGCCCACATCGATGACAAGGCACGCGACTTCATCACCAAGGCCCACGCCTCAGCCCAGCACCTGGGTCGGTTATTCCAAGATCTGCTCGACATCAGCCGCGCCGAAGACGGCCGCCTCAAGAATGAGCCACAGATTATCAATATCACTACTTTCGTTGGCGAGATTTTTGAGGGCTTGGCGCCACGCGCCGCCGAAAAAGGCCTCGTCTGCACCTTCCGTCCGGACGCCGCCGCCACTGTCCAGCCAGCATACTACGCCAACGTCGATGCCGATCACCTCCGCGAAGTTGTTTCTAACTTGATCGAAAACGCTATCAAGTACACACCCGACGGGGAAGTAGTCGTGGACATCACCGGCGATGACAAAACGATCACCATCAGCGTCCAAGACAGCGGCATCGGTATCCCCGCCGAAGATGTACCGCACCTCTTTCAAAAGTTCTACCGCGTCGACAATTCCGACACCCGCGAGATCGGTGGCACCGGCCTCGGCCTGTATCTCAGCCGCCGCTTGACCGAGGCAATGTCCGGCCGCCTATTCGTCATCAGCGAATACCGCAAGGGCAGTACCTTCTTTCTCGAGATTCCTCGCACCCGAACCGACGAGGCCATGCGCCAACTACCAACCATCCCCGCGCCGGCTGCTCCACCACTGACCACCGAACCGCCAATCGCTGTCGCTGTCCAGCCGACCGTCCCGATCAACGCTACCCAGCCGGACGCCGCCGATACCGTCCTAACTAAGCCGGCCACGCCGCCGGTGCCGCCGCCCAACTTTAGCCCGCTGCCGCTAATGCCCGCACCACCACCCGAACCAACCACTCCCGCGCCCGCCATGCCATCCACACCGCCCAACCCAGCCCCCGAGCCTCTTGCCACACCCACACCGCCTGAGCCAACCGCTACGCCCACGCCATCAACACCACTCGCTATCCCAGAACCAGATGCTGCCCAACAAAAACCATAA
- a CDS encoding ABC transporter permease → MSQSRKTQETQTPQPKNNLWREFLLGWRLMRQYIVRGRKWTLGLTTLLVAVAFINLAFISSLLAGVTSAIESQIKNLMVGEAYIDVKKPGEYITNVDDKLAEIKRIDGVTAADKILAVPAVLGYNDDKQVQARINVVNPRDFRQTLEVANRVSDGTFLAGDDEIVLGSRLLERGSLEGVKVGDRVTISINGKKVDVKVGGITSTKFYNADIQAYISRGLWRKLTSGIPSRLAAGENDASMIVVRTSRGKEASVQRALTDLNYPGLRVHDWRDGATVMDTITGSFQSLNAIMLIVGIIIAAVTIFIVIYVDIINKRRQIGIQRAIGVKPRVIVFSYVLLALFYAMCGIAVGLAIFLGGLVPYVVAHPFSLPIADVTLNISWWELLFRAEVVLVVAIISGAIPAIMASRMKMLEAILGKG, encoded by the coding sequence ATGAGCCAGTCCCGCAAAACGCAGGAAACGCAAACGCCGCAGCCCAAGAACAATCTGTGGCGCGAGTTCTTGCTAGGCTGGCGATTGATGCGGCAGTACATCGTGCGCGGCCGTAAGTGGACGCTGGGCCTGACGACGCTGCTAGTGGCGGTGGCGTTCATTAATCTAGCCTTCATATCGTCGCTGCTAGCTGGCGTCACGTCGGCGATTGAATCGCAGATCAAGAACCTGATGGTCGGCGAGGCCTATATCGATGTCAAAAAGCCCGGCGAGTACATCACCAATGTCGATGACAAGCTGGCCGAGATCAAACGCATCGACGGCGTGACGGCGGCTGACAAAATCCTGGCTGTGCCGGCGGTATTAGGATATAACGATGACAAGCAAGTACAGGCTCGGATCAATGTCGTTAATCCGCGAGACTTTCGCCAAACCCTGGAGGTCGCTAACCGCGTGTCGGACGGAACGTTTTTGGCGGGCGACGATGAGATCGTCCTGGGTAGCCGGCTGCTCGAGAGAGGTTCGCTCGAAGGGGTCAAAGTTGGCGACCGGGTAACGATAAGTATTAACGGTAAAAAGGTCGACGTTAAAGTCGGCGGTATTACCTCGACAAAATTTTATAATGCAGATATTCAAGCGTACATCTCGCGCGGTTTATGGCGCAAGCTCACCAGCGGCATACCGAGCCGTTTGGCAGCTGGCGAGAACGATGCCAGCATGATCGTCGTGCGCACCAGCCGCGGCAAGGAGGCGTCGGTGCAACGAGCACTTACTGACCTGAACTATCCCGGCCTGCGCGTTCACGATTGGCGCGACGGAGCGACGGTTATGGATACGATTACCGGTAGTTTTCAGTCGCTCAACGCTATTATGCTGATAGTCGGCATTATCATTGCGGCGGTGACGATCTTCATCGTGATTTACGTTGACATCATCAACAAGCGGCGGCAAATCGGCATTCAGCGGGCGATTGGCGTCAAGCCGCGAGTGATCGTCTTTAGCTATGTCCTACTAGCGCTATTTTATGCGATGTGCGGTATAGCGGTCGGCTTGGCAATTTTCCTCGGCGGGCTAGTGCCGTATGTAGTGGCACATCCGTTCAGTCTACCAATTGCTGACGTGACACTCAACATATCGTGGTGGGAATTGCTATTCCGTGCTGAGGTTGTGCTAGTGGTCGCCATCATCAGTGGTGCCATCCCCGCCATCATGGCCTCGCGAATGAAGATGCTCGAGGCGATTTTAGGGAAGGGCTGA
- a CDS encoding ABC transporter ATP-binding protein, with translation MAREILTIEHLSKTYGSGDSATRALKDVSFSIRHGDFLMITGRNGSGKSTFMHQVAMLDRPDSGTIWFDSRGDETPAIEITQLPEKQRIELRLRQVGYIFQEYALIRELTALENVMLPRLMWCSAKIARQKALHELDRVGLKDRARHLPSQLSGGEQQRVAIARALVNEPHIIFADEPTANLDTVASTNVMETLKEINASGITLVMISHEADELAYAKRQIVFENGKLKGERKPSAGRLL, from the coding sequence ATGGCCCGCGAAATTCTTACCATTGAGCATCTCAGCAAGACGTACGGTTCGGGTGATAGTGCCACGCGTGCGCTCAAGGACGTCAGTTTTTCGATTCGTCACGGCGATTTTCTGATGATCACGGGGCGCAATGGTTCGGGCAAATCGACCTTTATGCATCAGGTGGCGATGCTAGATCGCCCTGATAGCGGCACGATTTGGTTTGATAGTAGGGGTGACGAGACACCGGCGATAGAGATCACTCAGCTACCAGAAAAACAGCGAATTGAACTGCGCCTGCGCCAAGTTGGCTATATTTTTCAAGAGTACGCCCTGATTCGTGAGCTCACCGCCCTAGAAAACGTCATGTTGCCGCGGCTGATGTGGTGCTCGGCGAAGATTGCCCGACAAAAAGCCTTGCACGAACTGGATCGTGTTGGTTTGAAGGACAGAGCGCGCCATCTGCCATCGCAATTATCTGGCGGCGAACAGCAGCGCGTGGCGATTGCCCGGGCTCTGGTCAATGAGCCGCACATTATCTTTGCCGACGAGCCGACGGCTAACCTAGATACGGTTGCCTCAACAAATGTCATGGAAACATTGAAGGAAATTAATGCCAGCGGCATAACCTTGGTGATGATCTCGCATGAAGCTGATGAGCTAGCCTATGCCAAGCGGCAAATCGTGTTTGAAAACGGCAAACTAAAAGGCGAGCGCAAACCTTCAGCCGGGAGGCTACTATGA
- a CDS encoding GNAT family N-acetyltransferase, which produces MTIRPFHPKDRTAIDELAIKLHAHFAQVDDTAESLPFANLRDAHGYMQRMISDSEDMDGAIYVAEENGQVVGFIQGVIIDHQPGQDAVFDAVHEPRKDGWIGLLYVEPEQRGSGIGRALLDEMKRYFQSKNCDTLRLKVLSGNQPAIAFYEKYGLTAREVEMITKLW; this is translated from the coding sequence ATGACAATCCGCCCCTTCCACCCCAAAGACCGTACCGCAATCGATGAGCTGGCGATCAAACTGCACGCACATTTTGCGCAGGTTGACGATACAGCGGAATCGCTGCCGTTCGCTAACCTGCGAGACGCGCACGGCTATATGCAGCGGATGATCAGCGATAGTGAGGATATGGACGGCGCGATATATGTTGCCGAGGAGAACGGCCAGGTGGTCGGCTTTATTCAGGGCGTGATTATCGATCATCAACCTGGTCAGGACGCTGTTTTCGATGCGGTGCATGAGCCACGAAAAGATGGCTGGATCGGACTGCTCTATGTTGAGCCAGAACAGCGCGGCAGCGGTATCGGGCGAGCCTTGCTGGATGAAATGAAGCGCTATTTCCAGAGTAAAAATTGCGATACCTTGCGGTTAAAAGTACTGAGCGGCAACCAGCCCGCCATAGCGTTCTATGAAAAATATGGTCTTACGGCCCGCGAAGTAGAAATGATAACAAAACTGTGGTAG
- a CDS encoding nuclear transport factor 2 family protein yields the protein MKNEVMKVFNAYTEALSKGDVEAVFETMSDDIVWHMGGEGPLSGIVKGKQALGERLGEFIKRSNGTFRVITNWAASNDCFVAASVVSLAEKEGEKLNDPGIDLFKIDNGKIQEVWTFAEQQDEEDKFWE from the coding sequence ATGAAAAATGAGGTCATGAAAGTATTTAATGCTTATACAGAAGCATTATCAAAGGGAGACGTTGAAGCAGTTTTTGAAACGATGTCCGATGATATTGTATGGCACATGGGAGGAGAGGGTCCACTTTCAGGAATTGTTAAAGGAAAACAGGCGCTAGGAGAGCGTCTAGGAGAATTTATCAAAAGAAGTAATGGTACATTTAGAGTAATTACAAATTGGGCTGCAAGTAATGACTGTTTTGTGGCTGCCAGTGTCGTTTCTTTAGCTGAAAAAGAAGGTGAAAAACTAAATGACCCGGGTATTGACCTATTCAAAATAGATAATGGCAAGATACAAGAAGTGTGGACTTTTGCAGAACAACAAGACGAAGAAGATAAGTTTTGGGAATAA
- a CDS encoding response regulator, which produces MAIKTILCVEDDRFIGEMYVRSLQKAGYDVTWVVDGNDGLVMARSQPFDLIILDLMLPEQRGDQILDALRSDDTDLIPNSKILIMTNFEQDDATKSAIMNRVDGYLIKADITPRKLIDVVNKMG; this is translated from the coding sequence ATGGCGATCAAAACAATCTTGTGCGTGGAGGACGACCGCTTTATCGGCGAGATGTATGTACGCAGCCTGCAAAAAGCTGGCTATGACGTGACATGGGTGGTCGATGGCAACGACGGGCTGGTCATGGCCCGGAGTCAGCCATTTGACTTGATCATCCTTGATTTAATGCTGCCCGAACAGCGCGGCGACCAAATTTTGGACGCGCTGCGCTCTGATGATACCGACCTGATTCCCAACAGCAAAATCCTCATCATGACTAACTTTGAACAGGACGACGCCACCAAATCCGCCATCATGAACCGCGTCGACGGCTACCTCATCAAGGCCGACATCACGCCCCGCAAGCTGATCGACGTCGTCAACAAGATGGGCTAG